Proteins encoded within one genomic window of Nonomuraea gerenzanensis:
- a CDS encoding diaminopimelate decarboxylase: MSAEFAERLLPLLPELVASYQTPFHIYDARGIVATHEAMARAFGAAGHRQYFAVKALPNPNVLALLRAAGSGFDCSSAVELRLALAVGAQPGDIVFTSNNTALPEYRAALAAGALITFDDRSFAKKVDELPETVAFRISPTGLADGCALMGSAAHSKFGVPAHELAGAYAEARARGARRFGIHGMTLANELDTGRAARAAAEVIRLGARVAEAVGIELAYVNVGGGLGIPYREDDKPIDFIAYAEEILAAREEHFGPGGPRILTEIGRYVTGPHGVLVTRVINRCRKGHEIAGLDASMSALMRPALYGAYHHISLPFAGGRPAGRFDVVGALCENLDKFAIDRELPEPRDGDIVLIHDTGAHGHAMGFTYNGRLRPAELMLTDGGDVVEIRRAETYDDYMATVRWGA; encoded by the coding sequence ATGTCGGCTGAATTCGCCGAGCGGCTGCTGCCGCTGCTCCCCGAGCTCGTGGCGAGTTACCAGACCCCCTTCCACATCTACGACGCCCGCGGGATCGTGGCCACCCACGAGGCCATGGCCCGCGCCTTCGGCGCCGCCGGCCACCGGCAGTATTTCGCGGTCAAGGCGTTGCCCAATCCGAATGTCCTGGCGTTGCTCCGGGCCGCGGGGAGCGGTTTCGACTGCTCCTCGGCGGTCGAGCTGCGCCTCGCTCTGGCGGTCGGCGCGCAACCCGGCGACATCGTTTTCACGTCCAACAACACCGCCCTGCCCGAATACCGGGCCGCGCTGGCCGCGGGTGCGTTGATAACTTTCGACGACCGGTCGTTCGCGAAGAAAGTCGACGAGCTGCCCGAGACCGTCGCCTTTCGCATCTCCCCCACCGGGCTGGCCGACGGCTGCGCGCTCATGGGCAGCGCGGCGCACAGCAAGTTCGGGGTGCCCGCGCACGAGCTGGCCGGCGCGTACGCCGAGGCTCGCGCGCGCGGCGCCCGGCGGTTCGGCATCCACGGCATGACGCTCGCCAACGAGCTCGACACCGGCCGCGCCGCGCGGGCGGCGGCCGAGGTCATCCGGCTCGGCGCGCGGGTGGCTGAAGCGGTCGGCATCGAGCTCGCGTACGTGAACGTCGGCGGCGGCCTCGGCATCCCGTACCGCGAGGACGACAAGCCCATCGACTTCATCGCGTACGCCGAGGAGATCCTCGCCGCCAGGGAGGAGCACTTCGGCCCCGGCGGGCCGCGCATCCTCACCGAGATCGGCCGGTACGTCACCGGCCCGCACGGCGTGCTCGTCACCCGCGTCATCAACCGCTGCCGCAAGGGCCACGAGATCGCCGGCCTGGACGCCTCGATGTCCGCGCTGATGCGGCCCGCCCTGTACGGCGCCTACCACCACATCTCGCTCCCCTTCGCCGGAGGGCGGCCCGCCGGCAGGTTCGACGTCGTCGGCGCGCTCTGCGAGAACCTGGACAAGTTCGCCATCGACCGCGAGCTGCCCGAGCCGCGCGACGGCGACATCGTGCTCATCCACGACACCGGCGCCCACGGCCACGCCATGGGCTTCACCTACAACGGCCGCCTGCGGCCCGCCGAGCTGATGCTCACCGA